A stretch of the Patescibacteria group bacterium genome encodes the following:
- the mltG gene encoding endolytic transglycosylase MltG, whose product MTLQNTNPVSPVFEADQPPAPKRRWLVVLVVVVGVVLGLAFTVLAWYWWALQPANVSSSQSVLIDYGSGESTEALAAELERKHLIRSQLAFSVYATLTGKRRMLQAGNYEIQSARSTPEIITMIADGKIASNQLLITEGSTIFTLKERLKQLGVDSAEVEQALLATYNAPTANQRPSGSSLEGYLFPDTYTLQKPYNAQSIVQQVLDNFEQQLANTDYPKKWEIQGLSVHQALTLASIVEREVKTDQDRAMVAQLYLNRLSRGMMLQADPTAIYATELVGKPTSPIDLKINSPYNTYLNKGLPPGPIGNPGLSSMRAVANPTPNNYLYFISDKEGVTHFAVTYEEHQKNIDRYLK is encoded by the coding sequence ATTACCTTGCAGAACACTAATCCAGTATCACCCGTATTTGAGGCCGATCAGCCGCCGGCGCCAAAGCGGCGCTGGCTTGTGGTGTTGGTAGTGGTAGTTGGTGTGGTGTTAGGGTTGGCTTTTACCGTATTGGCGTGGTACTGGTGGGCGCTTCAGCCGGCCAACGTCTCGTCCAGTCAGTCGGTTCTAATCGATTACGGTAGCGGTGAGTCGACCGAGGCACTAGCGGCGGAACTAGAGCGAAAGCATTTAATTCGAAGCCAACTCGCTTTTAGCGTGTACGCTACCTTGACCGGTAAGCGGCGAATGCTTCAAGCTGGTAACTATGAGATCCAATCGGCCCGCAGTACTCCAGAAATTATTACCATGATTGCTGATGGCAAAATTGCTTCCAATCAACTATTGATTACCGAAGGCTCAACCATTTTTACACTCAAGGAGCGCTTAAAGCAGCTCGGCGTTGATTCGGCTGAGGTTGAACAGGCGTTACTAGCCACGTACAACGCGCCTACGGCCAATCAGCGCCCGTCCGGGAGCTCGCTTGAAGGATATTTGTTCCCGGACACCTATACCCTTCAGAAGCCGTATAATGCTCAATCGATTGTGCAACAGGTTCTAGATAACTTTGAGCAACAGCTAGCCAACACCGACTATCCTAAAAAATGGGAGATTCAAGGGCTTTCGGTGCATCAGGCGCTAACGCTGGCTTCAATCGTTGAGCGTGAGGTTAAGACCGATCAGGATAGAGCGATGGTGGCGCAGCTCTACTTAAATCGGTTGAGTCGTGGCATGATGCTGCAGGCCGACCCAACCGCTATCTATGCTACCGAGCTGGTCGGTAAACCGACGAGCCCAATTGACCTTAAGATTAATTCTCCCTATAACACCTATCTAAATAAAGGTCTTCCACCTGGGCCAATTGGCAATCCAGGATTGAGTTCAATGAGAGCGGTAGCCAACCCAACTCCAAATAATTACCTCTACTTTATATCCGATAAGGAGGGCGTTACTCATTTTGCTGTCACTTACGAAGAGCATCAAAAGAATATTGACCGCTACTTAAAGTAA
- the obgE gene encoding GTPase ObgE produces MFADTAKIIIQAGKGGDGRLSFRREKYRAMGGPDGGDGGDGGSVIFEVSHNVSTLSAFRRKQRIEAEAGQVGGDNRKRGKGGEDMVVPVPEGTQVYDGEQLIADLTAEQPRVVIAKGGKGGYGNAHFVSSVRQAPRIAEKGEPGHSFEARLELKSVADVGLIGLPNAGKSTLLSVTTGARPEIGNYAFTTITPNLGVASWRDSSFTIADIPGLIEGAHQGKGLGDEFLRHIERTAVLVHLIDVASQNVAQDYKLIQEELGQYQVDLSGKPQLVALSKIDTVADAKQVKQAETALKKAGVKQVFQISSTTHTGLNELLDAVLKLVEADRQRRDQEVAEKPKVIIDEASQPDLWSVEKADNGFIVHGEKIERFARRTNWDSDIGVDRIKDILRRQGVVKELLKQGLTEGMVIHIADYQLTWE; encoded by the coding sequence ATGTTCGCAGATACCGCTAAAATCATAATCCAGGCTGGCAAGGGTGGCGATGGCCGCCTGAGCTTTCGTCGCGAAAAATACCGGGCCATGGGTGGTCCGGATGGCGGCGATGGTGGCGATGGCGGCAGCGTTATCTTTGAAGTAAGCCACAACGTCAGCACCCTGTCGGCTTTTCGGCGCAAGCAGCGGATTGAAGCTGAGGCCGGACAGGTTGGCGGCGACAACCGCAAGCGCGGTAAGGGTGGCGAAGATATGGTGGTACCGGTGCCAGAGGGAACCCAAGTTTACGATGGCGAGCAGCTGATAGCCGACCTAACCGCGGAGCAGCCACGAGTTGTGATTGCTAAAGGGGGCAAGGGCGGCTACGGTAACGCCCACTTTGTGTCCTCGGTGCGTCAGGCTCCGCGCATTGCCGAAAAGGGGGAGCCAGGTCATAGCTTTGAAGCTCGGCTTGAGTTAAAGTCGGTAGCCGATGTCGGCTTGATCGGTCTGCCTAATGCTGGCAAGTCGACCTTGCTATCGGTTACTACCGGCGCCCGTCCAGAAATTGGCAACTACGCCTTTACCACGATCACTCCTAACTTAGGAGTAGCCAGCTGGCGCGATAGCTCATTTACCATAGCCGACATTCCCGGCTTGATTGAAGGGGCTCATCAGGGCAAGGGGCTGGGTGATGAGTTTTTGCGCCATATCGAGCGCACCGCCGTATTGGTGCATTTAATTGATGTCGCTAGCCAGAATGTGGCTCAAGATTATAAGCTCATCCAGGAGGAACTAGGGCAATACCAGGTTGATTTGAGTGGTAAGCCGCAGTTAGTGGCGCTATCAAAGATTGACACCGTTGCCGATGCAAAGCAGGTAAAGCAAGCAGAGACAGCCTTAAAGAAGGCCGGCGTAAAGCAAGTTTTCCAGATATCTTCAACCACCCATACCGGCTTAAACGAGCTGCTGGATGCTGTTCTTAAGCTAGTTGAAGCCGATCGTCAGCGTCGTGATCAGGAGGTGGCCGAAAAGCCCAAGGTAATTATCGATGAAGCTAGCCAGCCCGATTTATGGAGTGTTGAAAAAGCCGATAATGGCTTTATAGTCCATGGCGAAAAGATTGAACGATTTGCCCGCCGGACCAACTGGGATAGCGATATTGGCGTTGATCGAATTAAGGATATTTTACGACGCCAAGGCGTGGTTAAGGAGCTACTTAAACAGGGCCTGACTGAAGGCATGGTGATACACATTGCCGATTACCAGCTAACCTGGGAGTAG
- a CDS encoding LysM peptidoglycan-binding domain-containing protein, producing the protein MGWRKVISREVSGSLPAIGIGLSNIQDASKLKLPNTTQQNTQTIPVPAQGLTPVGQVVQKAGIVATHSAFPRFATHLAAVALVGAVVLAGSTTHSARLNPLANQVGFGSTIDKAAEMEVAAAVASQTDLLVESDISSNAKTLNSQVGLPTSGDATLAQRQVVDTSGSSARGVTSYTVQQGDTLASVAANFNITTDTIRWANGNMAPTAELKPGQNLVILPISGLQHQVKDGETAQSLADHYSSNAEQIIAFNNAEVDGLKPGQVIVVPDGVFPEAAPVARAAANTPAATPAPAESSAPAKVSLAPGSRNNTYSYGYCTWYVASKRAVPGGWGNARSWYANAQASGIGVGSAPRPGAIAWTGAGYYGHVAYVESVSGNMVTVSEMNYNGWNRVSSRTVPASTFRYIY; encoded by the coding sequence GTGGGGTGGAGAAAAGTCATTAGTAGAGAAGTTAGTGGCTCGCTGCCTGCTATAGGCATTGGGCTATCCAACATCCAAGACGCTTCCAAACTAAAACTTCCAAACACAACTCAACAAAATACTCAAACCATACCGGTACCGGCACAGGGGCTAACCCCAGTCGGTCAGGTAGTTCAAAAGGCTGGTATTGTAGCCACTCACAGCGCTTTTCCGCGTTTTGCCACCCATTTAGCCGCCGTGGCTTTGGTTGGCGCAGTGGTTCTAGCCGGCTCAACAACTCACTCCGCCCGTCTTAACCCACTTGCAAACCAAGTTGGGTTTGGTTCAACCATCGATAAGGCCGCCGAAATGGAAGTGGCCGCTGCGGTTGCTTCGCAGACCGACTTACTGGTTGAATCTGACATTTCAAGTAACGCTAAGACTCTGAACTCTCAGGTTGGCTTGCCAACCTCCGGAGATGCTACTTTGGCACAGCGCCAGGTGGTTGACACCAGTGGTTCATCGGCTCGTGGCGTAACCAGCTACACCGTTCAGCAGGGTGATACCCTGGCCAGTGTGGCGGCTAACTTTAACATCACCACCGATACTATTCGCTGGGCCAACGGTAACATGGCGCCTACGGCCGAGCTGAAGCCAGGCCAGAACCTGGTCATCCTGCCGATTTCGGGATTACAGCACCAGGTTAAGGATGGTGAAACCGCCCAGAGTTTGGCCGATCACTACAGCTCAAACGCAGAGCAGATCATTGCCTTTAACAACGCTGAGGTGGATGGCTTGAAGCCAGGCCAGGTCATTGTGGTACCCGATGGGGTGTTCCCCGAAGCTGCTCCAGTAGCCCGCGCTGCCGCAAACACACCGGCAGCTACACCGGCGCCAGCTGAATCAAGCGCTCCAGCTAAGGTGAGCTTGGCCCCAGGTAGCCGCAACAACACCTACTCGTACGGTTACTGTACTTGGTACGTTGCTAGCAAGCGAGCAGTGCCAGGTGGTTGGGGTAACGCTCGGTCATGGTATGCTAACGCTCAGGCCTCTGGTATTGGCGTCGGTAGCGCACCTCGACCGGGAGCAATCGCTTGGACCGGCGCAGGCTACTACGGTCACGTGGCGTACGTAGAGAGCGTCAGTGGAAACATGGTAACGGTGAGTGAGATGAACTATAACGGCTGGAACCGCGTTTCAAGCCGAACCGTACCCGCCTCTACCTTCCGTTACATCTACTAA